In Brassica napus cultivar Da-Ae unplaced genomic scaffold, Da-Ae ScsIHWf_435;HRSCAF=666, whole genome shotgun sequence, a genomic segment contains:
- the LOC125603957 gene encoding uncharacterized protein LOC125603957 codes for MTCFEDSKKKMAVYYLDKDAAEWWESRDHQVGHLVTTWAAFKKEFECKYFTSESKRRLQRQFANLVQGDKTVRGYESEFMRLRRHVLRGPDDEETMISNFMFGLKPDLENRLAVGNYESLTELVEKTVNVEIGSEAEKAASKKSKQHQAGKYGGNQRSFKGKDKEKESEGPSRRSLFTGKCFDCGKTGHKSTTPITVHHPTTPPAIAPAPKRQAIGGGVYALELEDTKPPAPSKGPITGTLHVAGHPTHVLFDSGETHSFVAPEVAAEFVGSFVIDRVDVAVMTPGDQTLQAKECLRRVPLVICEKMFLADLLVVPLKGYEVILGMDWLSGYRAQLDCGKGRILFKENGQRQIGFYGISPSNNGVEITDIAVVQEFKDVFETLKELPPPQSNPFTINLEPEAKPITKAPYHMAPAEFAKLKKQLEDIMEKGFIRPSSSPWGAPVLFVKKKDGSMRLCIDYRRINNITIKDKYPLPRIDELLDKLRGGSWFSKIDLALGYHQIPISEGDVTKTAFRTRYGQYEFVVMLLVLLMHRRPS; via the exons ATGACGTGTTTCGAGGACTCTAAAAAGAAGATGGCAGTGTATTATTTAGACAAAGACGCGGCAGAATGGTGGGAGAGTAGGGATCACCAAGTAGGACATCTGGTCACCACTTGGGCGGCATTCAAAAAAGAATTTGAATGCAAGTATTTCACCTCGGAGTCCAAGCGAAGGCTTCAACGTCAGTTTGCTAACCTAGTACAAGGAGACAAGACAGTTAGAGGATATGAATCTGAGTTCATGCGACTGCGACGACACGTGCTGCGAGGACCAGATGATGAAGAAACCATGATATCTAACTTTATGTTTGGTCTGAAACCAGATTTGGAAAATAGACTGGCAGTCGGGAACTACGAGAGTCTCACCGAGCTAGTGGAAAAGACTGTGAATGTGGAGATCGGATCGGAAGCTGAAAAGGCGGCAAGTAAGAAATCCAAGCAGCATCAAGCAGGGAAGTATGGTGGAAACCAAAGATCTTTTAAGGGTAAAGATAAGGAAAAGGAATCAGAAGGGCCAAGTCGACGATCTTTGTTCACAGGAAAATGCTTTGACTGTGGCAAGACAGGCCATAAGTCCA CTACGCCAATCACTGTCCATCATCCTACAACTCCACCTGCAATCGCACCAGCGCCAAAAAGGCAAGCAATAGGAGGTGGAGTTTACGCTTTAGAACTAGAGGATACTAAGCCTCCAGCCCCATCTAAGGGTCCCATCACAG GAACTTTACATGTTGCGGGGCATcccacacatgtattgttcgactcAGGGGAAACACATAGCTTTGTGGCCCCTGAGGTAGCTGCCGAGTTTGTGGGTTCATTTGTGATTGACAGGGTGGATGTGGCTGTGATGACTCCCGGAGACCAAACCCTCCAAGCAAAAGAATGCCTCAGAAGAGTTCCGTTAGTCATTTGCGAGAAGATGTTCTTGGCAGATTTGTTGGTGGTGCCCTTAAAAGGATATGAAGTTATCTTGGGCATGGATTGGTTATCAGGCTACCGGGCACAATTAGATTGTGGAAAAGGTCGTATTTTGTTCAAGGAGAACGGGCAACGACAAATAGGGTTTTACGGGATCAGTCCAAGCAA CAACGGAGTTGAAATTACGGATATTGCGGTAGTACAAGAGTTCAAGGATGTGTTTGAAACGTTGAAAGAGTTACCTCCACCTCAGAGTAACCCTTTCACAATTAACTTGGAACCTGAAGCGAAGCCGATAACAAAGGCGCCCTACCACATGGCACCTGCGGAGTTTGCAAAGTtgaagaaacaacttgaagATATAATGGAGAAAGGTTTCATAAGACCTAGCTCTTCACCATGGGGAGCTCCGGTCTTATTTgtcaagaagaaggatggtagcatgcggcTTTGCATTGATTATCGAAGAATCAACAATATCACCATCAAAGATAAGTATCCCCTTCCAAGGATAGACGAGTTGTTGGATAAGCTAAGGGGAGGAAGTTGGTTTTCAAAGATCGACTTGGCGTTgggctatcatcagattccaATTTCAGAAGGTGATGTCACGAAGACTGCATTTAGAACTCGTTATGGACAATACGAGTTCGTAGTAATGCTTTTGGTTTTACTAATGCACCGGCGGCcttcatga